Proteins co-encoded in one Stenotrophomonas maltophilia genomic window:
- the waaA gene encoding lipid IV(A) 3-deoxy-D-manno-octulosonic acid transferase, with amino-acid sequence MRKDPVEWILRGLYSVVLYILLPITVYHLVWRGFRVREYFRRWDERYASYPQPSGQPRVWLHAVSVGEVNAAAPLVNALREQRPDIRWVITTITPTGSERVRALWGDALDHVYLPYDVPGSVNRFLGHFQPSLALILETELWPNMLFGCRDRGIPVYILNARLSARSLRGYRLLAALIRRALRTVTCVAAQSQDDAERFVQLGAAPEQVQALGNLKFDITTPDVQGFVGQFHARVPAGRPVWIAASTHEGEEQAVVELHRRLRQQHPDLLLLWAPRHPERFPKVEALAREQGWNVATRRVEQWPQGGTDVFVIDTLGELMPFYACAQVAFVGGSLQAIGGHNLLEPAAMGTASVTGPHLHNFAEISRRMREAGALLIGEDAQAVGDLLQHLLENAQAREDMARAGCTLVSNGRGALQRTLALVAPHLPPPRE; translated from the coding sequence ATGCGTAAAGACCCTGTCGAATGGATCCTGCGTGGCCTGTACTCGGTCGTGCTCTACATCCTGCTGCCGATCACCGTGTACCACCTGGTCTGGCGCGGTTTCCGGGTCCGCGAGTACTTCCGGCGCTGGGACGAGCGCTATGCCTCCTATCCGCAGCCCAGCGGCCAGCCGCGGGTCTGGCTGCATGCGGTCTCGGTGGGCGAGGTCAATGCCGCCGCGCCGCTGGTCAACGCGTTGCGCGAGCAGCGCCCCGACATCCGCTGGGTCATCACCACCATCACCCCGACCGGCTCCGAGCGCGTGCGCGCGCTGTGGGGCGATGCCCTGGACCACGTCTATCTGCCCTACGACGTGCCGGGCAGCGTCAATCGCTTTCTGGGCCATTTCCAGCCCAGCCTGGCGCTGATCCTGGAAACCGAGCTGTGGCCGAACATGCTGTTCGGCTGCCGCGACCGTGGCATTCCGGTCTACATCCTCAACGCACGCCTGTCGGCGCGCTCGTTGCGCGGCTACCGGCTGCTGGCGGCGCTGATCCGGCGCGCACTGCGTACCGTCACCTGCGTGGCTGCGCAGTCGCAGGACGACGCCGAGCGGTTCGTGCAGCTGGGGGCGGCGCCGGAGCAGGTGCAGGCGCTGGGCAATCTGAAATTCGACATCACCACCCCGGACGTGCAGGGCTTTGTCGGGCAGTTCCATGCCCGCGTCCCGGCCGGGCGGCCGGTGTGGATCGCCGCCAGCACCCACGAGGGCGAAGAGCAGGCGGTAGTCGAGCTGCACCGGCGCCTGCGCCAGCAGCACCCGGACCTGCTGCTGCTGTGGGCGCCGCGTCACCCCGAACGGTTCCCGAAGGTGGAAGCGCTGGCGCGCGAACAGGGCTGGAATGTGGCCACCCGCCGGGTGGAGCAGTGGCCGCAAGGCGGCACTGATGTGTTCGTCATCGATACCCTGGGCGAACTGATGCCGTTCTACGCCTGCGCCCAGGTCGCCTTCGTCGGTGGCAGCCTGCAGGCCATCGGTGGCCACAACCTGCTGGAGCCTGCGGCCATGGGCACCGCCTCGGTCACCGGCCCGCACCTGCACAACTTCGCCGAGATCTCCCGGCGCATGCGCGAGGCCGGCGCGCTGTTGATCGGCGAGGACGCACAGGCCGTTGGCGACCTGCTGCAGCATTTGCTTGAGAACGCCCAGGCCCGCGAGGACATGGCTCGCGCCGGGTGCACGCTGGTCAGCAATGGCCGTGGCGCGCTGCAGCGGACCCTGGCGCTGGTGGCACCGCATCTGCCGCCACCACGCGAGTGA
- a CDS encoding amino acid transporter gives MDGNGGRDGINDDRPGLDHLAVVALTLLVGGSVIALVGQHTAAQAGPAIVLSLLLASLGAGMVLCCLQDLLARRPDAPGLHGLLVAGWGPRVAGVLGAVLLLELVVTAAGAAQSSASHLHAVLALYGFQADHTVPVQLTAAVGLLMLGATVLLPARVVALVACALLTVKIGTGLLLLTLAARYVHYAHWVPWLPDATAPYRFGLGGVLAAAVPLLGVFASVGLALGFPALRRQHGRWQPSVLALASLMAMLWLILLAALQAGLIEFPALASTRPLSVALQSHPPLQWMLPLLPLAGAAGLVALQMVLLTLAVQLAMALRPAPHAAAWRPRLVAVVMSATLLALWVPAGALPALPGAAALLVMGMLCLAVLRPRPDAAGQGPLRWPARTMPLLAPMAALLCLLAALARLRAWPG, from the coding sequence ATGGACGGCAACGGGGGCAGGGACGGCATCAATGACGATCGGCCGGGACTGGACCATCTGGCAGTGGTGGCATTGACGCTGCTGGTCGGTGGCAGCGTGATCGCGCTGGTCGGGCAGCACACGGCCGCGCAGGCCGGCCCGGCGATCGTGCTGAGCCTGCTGCTGGCGTCGCTCGGGGCGGGTATGGTGCTGTGTTGCCTGCAGGATCTGCTGGCGCGGCGACCTGATGCGCCGGGTCTGCACGGGTTGCTGGTGGCCGGCTGGGGGCCGCGGGTGGCCGGCGTGCTGGGCGCTGTGCTGCTGCTGGAGCTGGTGGTGACCGCGGCGGGTGCGGCGCAGTCCTCCGCCAGCCACCTGCACGCGGTGCTGGCCCTGTACGGGTTCCAGGCCGATCACACGGTACCGGTGCAGCTGACCGCCGCGGTGGGATTGCTGATGCTGGGCGCGACCGTGCTGCTGCCCGCGCGGGTGGTGGCGCTGGTGGCCTGTGCCCTGCTGACGGTGAAGATCGGCACCGGGCTGCTGCTGCTCACGCTGGCGGCGCGGTATGTGCACTACGCGCACTGGGTTCCGTGGCTGCCGGACGCCACCGCACCGTATCGCTTCGGTCTGGGCGGCGTGCTGGCCGCTGCGGTGCCGCTGCTGGGCGTGTTTGCCAGCGTCGGGCTGGCGCTGGGCTTTCCCGCGCTGCGGCGGCAACACGGACGCTGGCAACCCAGCGTACTGGCGCTGGCGTCGTTGATGGCGATGCTGTGGCTGATCCTGCTGGCGGCGCTGCAGGCCGGCCTGATCGAGTTTCCGGCGCTGGCCAGCACGCGGCCGCTGTCGGTGGCCCTGCAGAGCCATCCGCCGTTGCAGTGGATGTTGCCGCTGCTGCCGTTGGCCGGCGCCGCCGGCCTTGTCGCGTTGCAGATGGTGCTGTTGACGCTGGCGGTGCAGCTGGCGATGGCACTGCGGCCTGCGCCGCACGCCGCTGCGTGGCGGCCACGGCTGGTGGCGGTGGTGATGTCTGCAACGTTGCTGGCGCTGTGGGTACCGGCGGGGGCGTTGCCGGCACTGCCGGGCGCAGCCGCGCTGCTGGTGATGGGCATGCTGTGCCTGGCGGTGCTGCGCCCGCGCCCGGATGCAGCCGGGCAGGGTCCGTTGCGCTGGCCGGCCCGGACAATGCCGCTGTTGGCGCCGATGGCGGCGCTCCTGTGCCTGCTGGCGGCACTGGCACGGCTGCGGGCGTGGCCGGGCTGA